The window CCCAGGCAGCTCGGAAGCTGAGAAGGGGTGCATGGAAGCCCCAGGAGAGAGCAGAGGCAGGAGAGGTGGCCAGCCCTCCCCGGAGCGGGCAGAGCCGGCTCAGAGGAGGGCGGCTCCCAAGCTGGGGGCCCTGGACTGCAGAGCACCCCCTCACCGGTAGATGAGGGTCTCGTCCTCGCTGCTGTTGTACTGGAGCTGGAACATCCACACGGGGTCCGCTGGCCGCCCCGGCCCCCAGCTCACCAGCCCCGAGGTGGCGGTCACCTCCGTCACCTGCACGGCCGGCTCTGACTCGGGCGTGCCCTCGCCCTCCGCGGCCGTGCGGGCTGAGGCCGCGATGTCCGAGGGCCCTGGGCGGCCCCCCTCGGTGCTGCCGTTCCCCCCGTGGGGCAGAGCCAGCACCCGCAGTTCGACGCGGGCCGTGGCCTCGCCGGCCGGGTTGGTAGCAATGCAGGTGTAGGCCCCTGCGTCCCCGGAGCCCGTCACCCCGATCTCCAGGGTCCCGTTGGGAAAAGCCCGGGCTCGGGAGGAGTTGCCCACCAGCCGGTCATCGGGGCCAACCCAGTGCATGGTGGGCGCCGGGTCGCCGAGGGCCCGGCACCGCAGCGTGGCCCGCTGGCCCTCCAGCACCCAGAGGCGCTGCGTGTGGCGGGCGATGAGGGGCGGCTCACAGGAGAACTCGCCCTCGGGCACCGTCCAGAAGTAGCGGCCAGCCAGGCCGGGCGGGGAGGCGCAGGTCTCCAGGTCGTCGGGCCGCGCCAGCCGTCGCAGCCAAAGCAGCTCGCAGTTGCAGTGCAGGGGGTTCCCGCTGAAGCTCAGCACCAGCGGCGCGGGCGAGGCCTCAGCGTGGCGGCCCCGGGAGAAGAGCGGGTCGGGTGCCAGCGTGGCCAGGCGGTTGGAGGTGAGGTCAAGGCGGGAGAGCTGGCTGAGCTGGGCGAAGGCGCCCGGGGGCAGTGCGTCGATGAGGTTGTGATCCAGGTTGAGGGTGTGCAGGGCAGGCATAGCGCCGATGCCGGCCCAGGGCACCTGCCGCAGGTTGTTGTAGGACAGGTCCAGGTCCTCCAAGCTGCCCAGGAAGTCGTCGAAGGCTCCCGGTGCGATGCGGCCCAGCTGGTTGCCGCTGAGGATGAGGTGCTGCAGGTTGGCGGGTCCCCGCAGGCTGCCCGCGCCCAGCTCCGCCAGTCTGTTGCCGTCCAGGTGCAGGGAGCGCAGGCTCTCCAGGTCCCCGAAGGCGCGGGCCCCGATGCGGGTGATGGCGTTGCGGGACAGCGTCAGGTCCACCAGCCCGGTCATGTTGCGGAAGTCCGGCGGTCCCAGGGCCTGGATGAAGTTGTCAGCCAGCCGCAGCTCCACCGTGCGCCGGTCCACGTTGGGCGGCACAAACAGCAGGCCTCGGTGGGCACAGAGGGTGCTGAGCGACTCCGACAGGTTCTGGCAGATGCAGGGTAGTGGGCAGGCAGCCGCTCCActggccagcagcagcagcaggagcggcGGGGCCATGGTGAGCGCCCTGTAGGAAGGGCCACAGCCCAGGCACAGGTGGGGCTGGCACCACTGCCCACTTGCCCCCGGGCCGATCTTGGGTGGGGGGCAGCTTCCAGagcctggcctgggggtggggtcagGGTCAAAGGCCCAAGGGGTCCCCCAAAGCTGAGAGCAGGCTGGGGCCTGCAGAGCCAGGCCCCCGGAATAAAGGTCACATTTCCCAAGCCGTGAGGGGGAGCCCAGGCTCTGGGGACAAGGTGAGGCGTGAGCAGGAAGCGGAGGTGGCCGGGAGCGCAGGGAGGGTCCCGGAACTTCCTTCCCCTGGCGTCCCCTGGACTCGCCAGCATCCCTTCGGCGCCATCCCCTCCCCCGCCGGCTAAGGTGCCTCCCCAAGCCCTCCCGGGgggcccccgcccctccccggccGCTCCCCACACTGCCCCCCACGGACCCCTCACCTGGTGTCCGTAGCTCAGGGGGCGCGGGCCGGCCTCCCCGTGGGCCCGGCCGGCCCCTGCCGACTCCAGGCGGCTCTCCCGCGGGGATGAGGCCCGGGGCTGACCAGCCGCGCTCCGCGCGCCTTCCGGCCCATGGCGCTCGGGCCCGCGGCCCCGGCTCACTCGGTTCCCGGCACCTTTTCCCGGAGCGATtcgcggcggcggcagcggcggcggcagcagcgacAGGCTGGCGGGTGCGCGCCAACGAGCACGCGCACCGCGGACACGCACGTGGAGAGCGGACGGGGAGGGGCGCGCGGGGATCCACCCGGGTCCAGGCCGGCTCCCGAGGTCACCCGGACACGCGGCCACTGCAGCGCCCACGGGTGGCTCCTGGTCACGCCCGAGGCCCGGGCCGGCGCGGACCCGCCGCGCACCCCCCCGGTGCTGCCGCAGCGCACTCACCCGGGCACAGGCGCGCGCGCCCCCGGCCACCCTGGCGCCCCGGCATCCTGCACCGCACGGGCGCCTGCTGCCGCTGCGCGAACCGTCACTCTGCAGACAGGCAGACAAAGCGCCAGCTCGCGGgccccttcaccatctcccagagacgAGAGTCTTTGTCACATGTCGCTGGGCACCCTCCCCAACACACCCACACATGCCCACACTCCCACACATCCCCGCACCCACCGGCAGGGCCGGGTGCAAACCCGCACTGTTGCTGGGACCCTCGCGTTCACAGACACACGGTGAAGGTCATAACCGTTCTGCATCACCAAGTCACGTGGAGGGTCCCCAACAGGCACGGGCCctgcggggggaggggagggctggggcgATGCCCCCCGGCCGGGCTCCCTTGGGGTGGGGCGAAGAGGGCTCGGCCTCGGGCTGGCACCGCGCCCCGCCCCCGTGCcggcccctccctcctcctcccaggctCCCCGCCCCGCCGGGCGAGCTCGGGAGCCAACCGGTCTCCGCCTCCGGCCCGATTGGTCTGCGCTCGCGCTTTCCCGGCAGGCCGGCGGTGGCACGCCGTTTGAAGCTATGCGTCAGGGGTCCTGGCCTGGCCGGCggcccctccttccctttctgttCCTACCGGGCCATTTCCGTGGAAGAGTGGCCCGGAACGAGACGGGGCTCCTGCGGTGTGTCGGGGCGGGGTCGAGTTCCCCGCTTTTTGCCTCCGAGATCCGGGCTCGGCTGGGAGCGCTGAGAGCTCTGAAGCTGAACGCGCACCCTCGTCTTTCGTCTGGGCCCAGCAGGGAAACAAGGAAGTTACCACCTCCCCCAAGTATCTCCTAGCTCTCAGGCTACTCAGGGAaacagtggtggtttagtcgctaagtcgtgtgcagcccttgcgaccccatggactgtaccctgccaggcttccctgtccatgggatttcccaggcaagaatactggagtgggttgccatttccttggatTTCTAATCCTGCCTGGTACACCcggtaaccttgggcaagttctttaacctctgagacaGTTTTCTTATTCAGGTTAAGGAGTGTTGATTGTTGGTGCTTCATGGGGTGAAAGGGGAAGAGAGGAGGTGACCTGTAAGGGGCTCAGGCAGCTGGAAAGCATGCTTTTTGTTGCCACTCCTCAGACCTCCGCGGCTGTTGAATTTGTAAAATGAAGGCTCTGGATCCTTGCCCAGGTCACCTCTTGCTCAGTGGCATCAGATACTCCCTTGTTCTTCTCCCCATCAAGAACGTTTTCATTCACTCTCAACATGTTACTGGCATCCACCACGTGCAGCTCGGCGGGGAGCTAGGATAGATCCGGAACCATAGGGGCCTGCCTGCCCGCATGGAGCTTACTCCCCCATGGAAGACGGATGGGGTGACATCCTCCAGAAATTACAGAGGAGGAGGGGTCTACCCAAGGGAAACGCAGGGCGGGACGTGGAGGCCTCTTAGCATCCTTGCCACCTCTAGGATGCACTAGGTTCTTTAGCTGGTTGAACTGGTTTTCTTGTCTCAGATTCCATGCCTTGGCCCAGCTGAAATGTCCCCATTTTAGGAGGAGCACAGACTAGTCTCAGGGACAGACAGGCAGGCTGGTCACACCCGGCAGGCATGAGGCAATGTTGGCCAGCCCCACTCTGCGGTGGCTGCCATGGGTGCTGGCGGCGGAGGAGACGAGAGCCCTGGGGACAGGAAGAATCTCTCAGAGCAGCCTCAGGGCCTGGGGCCTGCTGGGCCTGGGCTTCCTATGGAAGGTGCCAGAGGATCGCGCGTGTGCAACCCACAAagttgccttctctgaagtgaCAGCCAGGCCGCAGGCGTGCAGCCGCAGGCGCACGCACCCTGGAGTCGCGTCCCCTAACCTCGCAGTCGTGTCCTGGGGCAGCTCCCGCAGCGCGGGCTCCCAGGCACTCCCACCCGACCCCTGCTTGGCCTCTAGGTTGGGCTCAGCCCTGCCGTGGCTTCACGCTGTCACCCAGCTGTTTAATGAGCAGAATGGAGGGCCCTTGTGCGCAGAGCACGTGGGCACCAGCCCCTTGGACGGCACCCCTGCCTCTAAAGCGCTCCCGGGTCTGAGAGCATTGCAAATGACGAGGCTGAGCGAGGCTTTCCCACAGCTGGTCCCGTGGAGTCCTAGAAAGGGAGTGTCCGGCTCCGCCGTGAGGGCAGGAGATGAGGACCGGGAAGGTCTTTGAGTTCAGGCCTCCAGCAGGAGCTCAGCTAGCAGGCGGGGCGGTGTGAGCGCACAGGGCAAGTCTGGCGTGACCAGAGGTGGCCGTGACGGCGAAGCCCGGCAGAAGGCACGGCCTGAGGCCGAGGGGACACGGAGTCCAGAGACGGCTGTGATAGAGTCGTCTGGTGTGTCCAGTGGCACAGGAGTGGTGAAGGTGATGAGCGCAGGTTTTGGGAACCGGGTGGGTGGTGAGGCACGCAGCGGAAGGTAGGGGAGGCCTGGGGGAGACAGGCCGACTTGGGACTGGAAGAGCTTGTGTGAGGAGCACTCGGGAAGAGGTGCCCAGGAGGCACTTCCACGTGGGGTATGGAGCTGGTGGCCAGAACGGGCCACCCCAGGAGAGAGCGCTGGGTGAGGAGGAGGGGCCAGGTGACAGCCCCCATCTTGCAGGGGTGGGAGGAGCCCCGGGGGAaccagggaggaggcagaggggagcGAAAAGTCTTGGAAGCCCAGGGAGAGGGCATCCCGGCAGGTGTGGCTGGCAGGAGGAGGGTGGATTTAACTGGAAGGAGGGACGCATGCTGTGTGCGGTGGTGGGGTCCCTGGAGGTTGGGGCCCCTTTGAGGAAGCATGGCGGGGAGGGGTGGTGCTGCAGGAAAGGCCGAATCCAAGGATCCCTGAGGAGTGGGGACGTGGGACTCAGCACAGGCTCCAAGGCGAGCAGGGTAGGGGGGTGGGTTCAGGCCCCTGATGGCCTGGGGGCTCCGCCAGGACCTGGGTGGGGTGGTGAGGCGGGGCAGGACGGCCACTTCATGGGGAGGCTTGCGCTGCAGCCTGGGGAGCCCTGCCCCCGGGGCGGCACATCCAGCCCCTCCTGTCCCTGGCCAAACTGCACGGTGACACCCTCCCACCCGCCTCTGTCCTGCAGACCAACATCCCCTTCCTGCAGAACGTGCTCAACAACCAGCAGTTCCTGGCAGGCACCGTGGACACGCAGTTCATCGACGAGAACCCAGAGCTGTTCCAGCTGCGGCCCGCACAGAACCGGGCCCAGAAGCTGCTGCACTACCTCGGTCCGCCCGAgtctcccttctctcccctcaAGATGCCTTGCTTCCGCCCCCACCCAGAGAGCCACCTGGCCGCCCCGCCCCATCCTCAGCCTGGCCACGCGCCTCCTCCTTTGCTTCacaccccgaccccgaccccctGCCCCTGCTCCTGATCTCAGAGGCTGCTTCTCCATCCGTGTGGCTGTCACTAGGTCCCCACTGCCTTGACCCAGGAGGCCCTGGCTCTGGAGAGGACAGGGGCCAGCTGGAAGACCCGGGGTCCTGGAGGagtgcccccagccccaggcccagccACTCTAACTTCTGCCCTCGACTCAGGCTTGGGCCAGCCTGCCCTGACCCTCGCCCACTCTCCCCAGGACACGTCATGGTGAATGGCCCAACTACTCCGATCCCTGTCAAGGCCAGCCCCAACCCCACGGACCCCATCGTCCCTGTGGTGCCCATAGGTAGGTGAGATCCCTTCTGCCACCTCACAGCGGTGACATGGTGGCACTTGCAGGGTGGGTGCTAATGCCCCGCTCTGCCCTAGGCCCACCCCCAACGGGTTTCAGAGACATCCTGCTGCGGGAGGGGCCCGAGGGCTTTGCTCGAGCGGTGCGGAACCATGAGGGGCTGCTGCTGATGGACACGACCTTCAGGGACGCCCACCAGTCACTGCTGGCCACGCGCGTGCGCACCCACGATCTCAAAAAGATCTCCCCCTACGTTGCCCACAGCTTCAACAAACTCTTCAGCATAGAGAACTGGGGAGGTAGGCTGGAAGAGGGAGGGATGTGGGCCCCACAGTGCAGGCGGGTCACTCTCTGGGACAAGCTGGAGGTGGGAACCCTGGGGGAATCCGTGGGAACTGAACAAGGCAAGGCGTTCGCGGGTTTAGCAAATGGTGACCTGTGTCCCTTCTCCTGGACCTGGTGCCGGACCTGAGGTCGCAGAGCTGAAACCCTGGCAGCTCAGGGTGAGAGAGGAGATGCCAGCCTGTTGGCGCGCTGTGGCACAGAGAAGGGGGGTAAGGGCTGTGAGGGGGGCACAGAGAGGACACCATAAGCCCGAGTGGTCCCGAGGGGCCAGCAAAGGAAAGTCTGCAGGGGTCAGGGCCAGGACTCAAGGGACCCTGATGGGCAGGGCGCTGTCAGGACCGGAGGCCCAGGCTGCGGGGCGTGGCGGGGCCCTCAGGATTCGAGGGACCCTGATGGGCAGGGCGCTGTCAGGACCGGAGGCCCAGGCTGCGGGGCGTGGCGGGGCCCTCAGGATTCGAGGGACCCTGATGGGCAGGGCGTTTTGCGGGGTGTGGCGGGGCCCCCAGGATGCGAGGGACCCTGGTGAGCAGGGCGCTGTCAGGACCGGAGGCCCAGGCTGCGGGGCGTGGCGGGGCCCCCAGGACGCGAGGGACCCTGATGAGCAGGGTGCTGTCAGGACCGGAGGCCCAGGCTGTGGGGTGTAGCAGGGCCCCCGGGACGCAAGGGGCTGACCTGGGCCTCTTGGTCCCGGTGCAGGAGCCACCTTTGACGTCGCCATGCGCTTCCTGTACGAGTGTCCCTGGCGACGGCTACAGGAGCTCCGGGAGCTCGTCCCCAACATCCCATTCCAGATGCTGCTGCGGGGGGCCAATGCCGTGGGCTACACCAACTACCCCGACAACGTGGTCTTCAAGTGAGCCTGGGCGGGGTGTGCCATTCGGGCCCCAGTGCGAGGCCTGTACGCCCCACAGTGGGCCAGAAACCAAGCCTCTCAGTAGCTGTGCCCAGCCAGGGCGGCAAACGAGAGAACTGGGAGGGCTCCAGGGAGGCCCCCGGAGGGCAGATGAGCCCCAGCGCACATGTGCGGAGCTGCggctggaacccaggcctccatcTCCTCAGCCTGCCATGCCTTGGCAAAGCAAACAATCCCCAGCAGTCCTTCTGACTCGGGCAGACGGAGCCGCACTGCCTGTGACTGGCACCGGGCGGCCCTGCTGCTTGCCGGATGCCGCTGGGGTGACCCCGCCTGGCCCAGGCTGCCCGAGAGAGGCTTAGGCACGCCATGGACACACCCTGGTGCCCCCGCCAGACCCGGCCCTTAGATCTCACTCCCCAGGGCCTGCAAGAGGGCCAGGAGCCTGCAAAGGATATGCTGAGGGGGTGGGCTGGCGCTAATCCTGAGCACTCCTACCACTCAGGTTCTGCGAGGTGGCCAAGGAGAATGGCATGGACATCTTCCGAGTCTTTGACTCCCTCAACTACCTGCCCAACCTGCTGCTGGGCATGGAGGCTGCAGGCAGTGCTGGTGGCGTGGTGGAGGCCGCCATCTCCTACACGGGCGACGTGTCCGACCCCAGCCGCACCAAGTACTCGCTGCAGTACTACATGGGCTTGGCCGAGGAGCTGGTGCGAGCCGGCACCCACATCTTGTGTATCAAGGTGCCCGCCCAGCCCACCCCTGGGAgcctgccccctgccccgccTCCCCGCCGTGACGCTCCTCACCCCCGCTGGGCACACCGTGTGCCCGCCCCTCACTGTCTCTCCTCCCCGCTTCCCTCAGGACATGGCTGGGCTGCTGAAGCCCACGGCTTGCACCATGCTGGTCAGCTCCCTCCGGGACCGCTTCCCTGACCTCCCGCTGCACATCCACACCCACGACACGTCAGGGGCGGGCGTGGCAGCCATGCTGGCCTGTGCCCACTCGGGGGCTGACGTGGTGGACGTGGCGGCTGACTCCATGTCTGGAATGACATCACAGCCCAGCATGGGGGCCCTGGTGGCCTGTACCCGAGGGACGCCCCTGGACACAGGTAGGCACAGCCACAGCCCTGCCCGTCCTGGAGGTCAGGGTGGCCTCTCCAGGCCAGGCCTTCCATCACCCACGTCTGCGATGGGGCCTGATTGGCCTGGGGTCCCGGGAGGGGCCTCTGGGACTCAGCACACCCGAGCCTCCCCGTCTGGTGTCCCTGCAGGCGTGCCCCTGGAGCGTGTGTTCGACTACAGCGAGTACTGGGAGGGGGCCCGGGGGCTGTACGCGGCCTTTGACTGCACGGCCACCATGAAGTCTGGCAACTCGGACGTGTACGAGAACGAGATCCCAGGGGGCCAGTACACCAACCTGCACTTCCAGGCGCACAGCATGGGGCTCGGCTCCAAGTTCAAGGAGGTCAAGAAAGCCTACGTGGAGGCCAACCAGATGCTGGGCGACCTCATCAAGGTGAGCCAGGCCCACCCACCCTTGCCGCGGGGCCTCCGTAAGGTGCCTGGTACCCTAAACCCAGGGGTCCCCTCTCCTCAGGTGACGCCCTCCTCCAAGATCGTGGGGGACCTGGCCCAGTTCATGGTGCAGAACGGGCTGACCCGAGCCGAGGCCGAAGCGCAGGCAGAGGAGCTGTCCTTCCCCCGCTCCGTGGTGGAGTTCCTGCAGGGCTACATCGGCATCCCCCACGGGGGCTTCCCAGAGCCCCTTCGCTCCAAGGTCAGGAAGGCCCGGCTCCATGGTGGGGGGCGGCGCAGTGAAGGGCGTCTGGGAACCAGGCCTGACCATCCACTCTGCATCCCAGGTGCTGAAAGACCTGCCGAGGGTGGAGGGCCGGCcgggagcctccctcccacccctggaCCTGCAGGCGCTGGAGAAGGAGCTGACAGAACGGCACGGGGAGGAGGTGACCCCGGAGGACGTGCTCTCAGCCGCCATGTACCCCGACGTCTTTGCCCACTTCAAGGACTTCACTGCCACCTTCGGCCCCCTGGACAGCCTCAATACGCGCCTCTTCCTGCAGGGACCCAAGATTGCAGAGGAGTTTGAGGTCAGTGGCTCTGGCACCTACCTGCGCTGCACAGCGGCCACCCCTAGGGACCCCAGCACTTCCAGGGTGCCAGGGCTCTGATGTGCCTGTCCCCTGGCCTAGTGAGCTGGGGGTTCACACAGTACCCTTAAGAGACTGGGGAGCTAGGTCTTTACAAGTGCGGAGCTGAGACCCGGGGAGGTGGGCGGCCTGCCTGGGACTGGGTCAGGGGCTGCTCTCCccgcctgcccctcccctcccccagctctgagCCTCCCGGCGGCCTCCCTGCAGGTGGAGCTGGAGCGAGGCAAGACGCTGCACATCAAAGCCTTGGCCATAAGTGACCTCAACCGGGCGGGCCAGAGGCAGGTCTTCTTCGAGCTCAACGGACAGCTGCGGTCCATCCTGGTCAAGGACAGCCAGGCCATGAAGGTACAGCTGCCCCGGGCCAGGCAGGCGGTGGGGACGGGCAGGGCTGGGGCCTCACGTGCTGTCCGCCCTGCCTGCAGGAGATGCACTTCCACCCCAAGGCCCTGAAGGACGTCAAGGGCCAGATTGGGGCACCCATGCCCGGGAAGGTGATAGACATCAAGGTGGCGGCAGGGGCCAAGGTGACCAAGGGCCAACCCCTGTGTGTGCTCAGCGCCATGAAGATGGAGACTGTAGTGACCTCGCCCGTGGAGGGCACCGTCCGCAAGGTCCACGTGACTAAGGACATGACGCTGGAGGGTGACGACCTCATCCTGGAGATCGAGTGACCATGCCCGAGACCGGCAGCCTGACCATCCCCGCCCCTGCCTTCAGGACACTGTGCTGCCAGGGCAGGCCCGGCCAGGAAGGCCTGGCCCTGCAGCTCCTGTCCGCGGCTCTTCGGCAGGAGAGACTGCCTGTGGCGGtccattcccacctcccaccatctGTCCTTTCCCTGTGATCGACAGTCGCTCACGTATTCATCTCCTGCCAAATAAGGGTCCCCTCCTTGCTGGAGACTGCAGGTGGGCGTGCAGGTGGGCCTGGGGCCCGTGGGAGCAGACCTAGGGGTGCTACCTCCTGCAGGGGAGACCTGAGGCCCAGGTCACAGAACTTTGCTCAATAAAACTGGCTTCCCCGCCCTCCACTCTCGGTCTTAGTGCCACTGAGCACAGGCGGCAGGGCTGCCCCAGACGGGAGTGGGGGGCCGTCCCCTCCTCCTAGGAAGGCGCCGAGGACACCAGTGACGACTGTCAGCCGCTCACTCATGTCTGCTTCTGACCCCacagaccgtagcccaccaggctcctctgtccatgggattctccaggcaagaatactggagtgggttgccattcccttctccaggggatcttccccacccagggatcaaaccctggcctcgATTaaatcaggtctcctgcactgcaggcggattcttaagtGTCTGTTGTATACACACCCCAAATAGGGTGTTAGCTAGTTACTAAGAGCCTGGGCTGGGCAAGGGGTTGTTGTTCTACATACTTAACACCTATTAACTCAAGGAGTCaacttttgcccattttatagatgcagaaatggaatcacaggcaagttaaataacttgtccaagaccCCACAGCTGGTAAGAGGCAGCGTTCAAGCCCAGGCTGTTGGTAGACTTGCTTCTCAATTACACACTGCTTTATTCCCCTGGGAAGCAGGGACTAACTTCCCATCCGATTCAGAATTAGATGCAGATGTGCCTTCTGGAGACAAGACCCTTGGGTGTGGGAAGCTCAGGAGCACTGGATTGAGCCCCAGGGTCTAGCCCTGTCCACACCCCCCCCAACTAGGCCTCAGGAGACCCCCCCAAGCCCGTCCCACAGTGCCCTCACCTGTGGGGGGACAGCAGCCCCGCCCACCTGGGTCGCTGATGTACCCCCTGCAGGGAGGTCAGGACACGAGTCGTGGTGGGGTGGGGCCCGGGCAGTTCCTAAGCAGGCGTGGAAGGACGTGGAGGGACAGCCCCAGCCTGACCTCGGGGCCCGGCCCCTGCCAGCACCTGCAAAGAGTGCTGAGGGCTGCTCCGAGGCTCTGGGCTGGGCCTGGACTGCCTCTTCTGGACTCTCAGATCCCAGACACGCCCTCTGAAACCCGCCTGTGCACAATTCCTTGGCTTCCTTGACAATGGTTACACAGGCTTGGGGAGAGAAAAATTCACCAGCGAGGTCAGTACATGCCCGTCACAAGGCCCGTTCAGAGCCAGTCTAGTCATAGCCAACCTGGGGGCACCCTGGGGAGTGACGTACATCCGAATCCTTTTCTTCAACCCCCAGCCTCAGGCAAGGGGACTCATGACAACCTCAGGTCTAGAATGGGACCTAAAGGGATAATACTCTTTGACGAATGTTTTTAGAAAGTGTGTGTGGCAGGGAGAGGTGTCCtagaggcagaggaatgagaacATAAGGACCGTTCTAAAAACAAGAGGAAGAGCAAATAAAATACTGCCAGGTTCTAGAAAGAGCCCTGAGTTACAGTGTTGCTGGGCAGGGCTGCGCATGCTCTCTGGGCCTTTGCTCTGGGTTCCTCCAGGGGCCAAAGGAGCACAGCGCGTGGCAGAGTGAGGTGGAGAGCGCCAGAACGGCCGCCCCTCCCCGCTGCCTGGGCGGACTCCTCTTCGGGTTAGACTTGCTTCCTCTGTGGTGTGAGGCTGGCAGACGCCAGGAGGTCCTGGTGGAAGGCCCACAGTGGATGATCCACCCTCTGAGGCTGGAGGCTCCATTGCTGGGGGCAGGGCACGGGCCCAACTCTGACCCGGGTAGAAGGCAGGGGCCCAGATGAGCTGAGCCTGCAAGTGCCACCTAGTCCCGCCTGGTGAGGACCTGGGGCCTGGCTCAGGAAGCACACTGCAGACTGAGGGCAGCCAGAGGCCCCCATCCTGTCCAGGGCTCCAGGGACCTGGGCACAGGTGGACCTGCCTAGAGGTTAGTGTTCAGGGCAGGCTGGGGGCACAGGGCATATTCCCAAGACCCCACACAGACTAATCCCCAAAGGTCCAAGGCCATGTTACCCAAGTTAAATCTCTTTAATATCCCAATACAAAGTCCTGATGCAAAAAGACAATGAGAAAACCCTGGGAAGTTGGGGGGTTTCTGTAAATTCCACCCCCGAGCAGCTTTTCAGAGGCAGGGGGGACAGAGCAGCAGGGAAGCGGCAGTCCCAGGTGAGGCAGCAGTGCTCGGCTCCGGGGCCCAGCCCCGTGGCCCCTCACTCCCGGCTGCTCCTCGGCCCTTTCAGGAGAGGCCACATCCTGGGAtgtctgctcctttctcttggtCCCTGGGATTCAACTAGCTCTGGCTTCAATCCCCTACAAAAATTCCTGAGTTCTCGGGGCCTCCCGCCAGCTCCTCCCCTGAAGTACCCCTTGactgggaggggctgggaagcCCGTGAGAGTTCATAGGAGTGTGTACGGAGCATGGGTCAGGAGCACAGGGGAGCCTCTGAGTCCCCTGCCCGCTCCAAAAGCACACAAAGGGGAAGGCTGCCGTAGAGCTTAGGGTCCGTGAGGGGCTGGAGCAGAAGCAGGAAGAGTCCCACACCCAGGGCATAGCCTGCCAGCAGGGGCCGCCTCTGCGGATGCTCCAGGGCTGCACACACGGCAGGAAAGCCCATGTAATTGCAGAAGGAGTGGCAGAGAACCGGCCCAATCAGGTGTCCTGGGGAGGGGAGACAGAGAAGCTCATGGAGCAGCCCCACTACCTCCCCAGGCCCTTCCAGGGCTAAGACCCTCATCCCCCGAAACAGGAGATCAACAGCCACCCATCCACCCTCACACACGGCCTCTGCTTCCACCTCTCAAACAGCACCAGGCAGAGGACCCTGGCTCAGCCTGTCTCAAGGACTGTGGGAGAAGAAACTTGTTGCTCCTAGAACAAACAGATTCCCATTTTCCCACCCACTCTTGTGGGCCCTTGAGCCCCAGGGGACCCGTGAGAGACTGAGACCAACCTGTGCGGATGAAGAGGAAAGCAGTGTAGGCACCGAAGACAGCTGTGTAGGAGAACTGGAACGCTGGAGACGGGGAGGCCTCGAGTGACCACACCTGCATGCCCTTCCTGCCCCAGCACTGCACACCCATCAGCCAGAGACACCCCCTTCCCCTGGCTGCCTGCCCC is drawn from Bubalus kerabau isolate K-KA32 ecotype Philippines breed swamp buffalo chromosome 5, PCC_UOA_SB_1v2, whole genome shotgun sequence and contains these coding sequences:
- the PC gene encoding pyruvate carboxylase, mitochondrial isoform X1, which encodes MEKLRARSPQMPRARSLRVRTQVCQSPEPKCPPSYWKLLSSEESRGVACLPRADKTLRMLKFRTVRGSLRLLAIRRTSTATAASPNVRRLEYKPIKKVMVANRGEIAIRVFRACTELGIRTVAVYSEQDTGQMHRQKADEAYLIGRGLAPVQAYLHIPDIIKVAKENNVDAVHPGYGFLSERADFAQACQDAGVRFIGPSPEVVRKMGDKVEARAIAIAAGVPVVPGTDAPITSLHEAHEFSNTYGFPIIFKAAYGGGGRGMRVVHSYEELEENYTRAYSEALAAFGNGALFVEKFIEKPRHIEVQILGDQYGNILHLYERDCSIQRRHQKVVEIAPAAHLDPQLRTRLTSDSVKLAKQVGYENAGTVEFLVDKHGKHYFIEVNSRLQVEHTVTEEITDVDLVHAQIHVAEGRSLPDLGLRQENIRINGCAIQCRVTTEDPARSFQPDTGRIEVFRSGEGMGIRLDNASAFQGAVISPHYDSLLVKVIAHGKDHPTAATKMSRALAEFRVRGVKTNIPFLQNVLNNQQFLAGTVDTQFIDENPELFQLRPAQNRAQKLLHYLGHVMVNGPTTPIPVKASPNPTDPIVPVVPIGPPPTGFRDILLREGPEGFARAVRNHEGLLLMDTTFRDAHQSLLATRVRTHDLKKISPYVAHSFNKLFSIENWGGATFDVAMRFLYECPWRRLQELRELVPNIPFQMLLRGANAVGYTNYPDNVVFKFCEVAKENGMDIFRVFDSLNYLPNLLLGMEAAGSAGGVVEAAISYTGDVSDPSRTKYSLQYYMGLAEELVRAGTHILCIKDMAGLLKPTACTMLVSSLRDRFPDLPLHIHTHDTSGAGVAAMLACAHSGADVVDVAADSMSGMTSQPSMGALVACTRGTPLDTGVPLERVFDYSEYWEGARGLYAAFDCTATMKSGNSDVYENEIPGGQYTNLHFQAHSMGLGSKFKEVKKAYVEANQMLGDLIKVTPSSKIVGDLAQFMVQNGLTRAEAEAQAEELSFPRSVVEFLQGYIGIPHGGFPEPLRSKVLKDLPRVEGRPGASLPPLDLQALEKELTERHGEEVTPEDVLSAAMYPDVFAHFKDFTATFGPLDSLNTRLFLQGPKIAEEFEVELERGKTLHIKALAISDLNRAGQRQVFFELNGQLRSILVKDSQAMKEMHFHPKALKDVKGQIGAPMPGKVIDIKVAAGAKVTKGQPLCVLSAMKMETVVTSPVEGTVRKVHVTKDMTLEGDDLILEIE